From Draconibacterium halophilum, one genomic window encodes:
- a CDS encoding ABC transporter ATP-binding protein, with translation MIKTTELTKVFRTEEIETSALNKVNLHIKKGEFVAIMGPSGCGKSTLLNIIGLLDNPTGGEYYFDGEEVGGLKERNRTLLRKGNIGFVFQSFNLIDELNVYENVELPLIYLKLKARERKEMVEKVLERMKIAHRKKHFPQQLSGGQQQRVAIARAVVANPKLILADEPTGNLDSKNGLEVMNLLTELNREGTTIVMVTHSMHDSEFAHRVVNLFDGQIITEEVKKEMGEVLL, from the coding sequence ATGATAAAAACAACAGAACTAACAAAAGTATTTCGCACAGAAGAAATTGAAACCAGTGCCTTGAATAAGGTTAATCTGCACATTAAAAAGGGCGAATTTGTGGCCATTATGGGACCATCGGGTTGTGGAAAATCAACCTTGCTGAATATTATTGGCTTGCTCGACAACCCAACTGGCGGAGAATATTACTTTGATGGCGAGGAAGTTGGCGGACTAAAAGAACGTAATCGCACATTACTGCGCAAAGGAAACATCGGCTTTGTTTTCCAAAGTTTCAATTTAATCGACGAATTGAATGTGTATGAAAACGTGGAACTTCCTTTAATTTATTTGAAGTTAAAAGCCCGCGAACGTAAAGAAATGGTTGAAAAAGTATTGGAACGCATGAAAATTGCTCACCGTAAAAAACACTTTCCGCAGCAATTGTCGGGTGGCCAGCAACAACGTGTGGCCATTGCCCGTGCGGTAGTTGCCAATCCAAAATTAATATTGGCCGATGAGCCAACCGGAAACCTTGACTCTAAAAACGGACTCGAAGTAATGAATCTGTTAACCGAACTCAACCGCGAAGGTACAACCATTGTAATGGTAACTCACTCGATGCACGATTCAGAATTTGCTCACCGCGTTGTAAACCTGTTCGATGGACAAATTATTACTGAGGAAGTGAAAAAGGAGATGGGAGAAGTGCTGCTATAA
- a CDS encoding ABC transporter permease, which produces MRNKFYSLINIVGLAIGISACILILLYVQSEISYDKFHDKADRIYRVNLFAVLSDDNINQPVTNPPLARVMQNEIPEVEEAVRITNFSQPVIRHNDDVFNETEWYFADANFFKIFTAPFIIGNPENALAQPNSVVLTESTAKRYFGENNPVGQFLTWENDRDYLITGVIHDFPQNSHIKPDFLASIKGQKVDNNMEWINNMVYTYFLMKEGFTKQDVDAKLEGLVTKYVGPTVKQYMGVSFEDFLAQGAKYRWYAQPISEIHFDRDVSQGPEPLGNKSYMLIFSIIAVFILVIACINYMNMSTARSAKRAKEVGIKKALGSNHKSLVIQFLSESIFVTLIALVLALVLIKLMLQGFNSLIDKQLVFYYFNNFKTIPLMILFGIGIGIIAGSYPAFFLASFNPVKVIKGVHKSEGSQGKLRSGLVIFQLIVSIILFSGAFLISKQLSFLQNKELGFNKENLVVINKANYLGNRMSSFKNELLAQSGILQITNTSSVPGRINTSSTFFHHSANDPRGMNNIWTDCDFIKTYEVELKEGRFFEEGNPSNARSVVLNELAVKRLDIEDPIGKKLYQQEKTDEDAYTIIGVMKDFNCESLHQEMSSLVIFNGNGENLTVRIAGGELQQSLKTIQQTWDKFANGQSLDFVFFDEDFGRLYNAEVRTRKIVTIFSGLAILIACLGLLALAAFVAEQRTKEIGVRKVNGARIGEILLSLNRNFMKWVGIAFVIAVPGAWYLLNNWLENFAYKTNLSWWVFALAGLAALILTIITVSWISWKAATKNPVEALRYE; this is translated from the coding sequence ATGAGGAACAAATTTTATTCCTTAATAAATATTGTTGGTTTGGCCATTGGTATTTCTGCATGTATTCTAATTCTTTTGTATGTACAATCCGAAATCAGTTACGATAAATTTCACGATAAAGCCGACCGCATTTATCGGGTAAATTTATTTGCTGTATTAAGTGATGACAACATTAATCAACCGGTAACCAATCCGCCTTTGGCAAGGGTAATGCAAAATGAAATTCCTGAAGTTGAAGAAGCTGTTCGAATAACTAATTTTTCGCAACCTGTTATCCGACATAATGATGATGTATTTAACGAAACAGAGTGGTATTTTGCTGATGCCAATTTTTTCAAAATCTTTACTGCACCTTTTATTATCGGCAATCCTGAAAATGCTTTGGCACAACCTAACTCAGTGGTTTTAACCGAATCAACTGCGAAACGCTATTTTGGAGAAAACAATCCTGTCGGGCAATTTCTCACCTGGGAAAACGACCGCGATTATCTGATAACAGGAGTGATACATGACTTCCCTCAAAACTCACATATTAAACCCGACTTTCTGGCCTCAATAAAGGGACAGAAGGTTGATAATAATATGGAATGGATAAACAACATGGTTTATACTTATTTCCTGATGAAAGAAGGATTTACCAAACAGGATGTAGATGCCAAACTTGAAGGGCTGGTGACAAAATATGTTGGACCAACCGTAAAACAATACATGGGTGTTTCGTTTGAAGATTTTCTGGCGCAGGGAGCAAAATACCGCTGGTATGCACAACCAATAAGCGAAATTCATTTCGACAGAGATGTATCGCAGGGGCCTGAACCTTTGGGCAATAAAAGCTACATGTTAATATTCTCGATTATTGCAGTTTTTATACTTGTAATCGCTTGTATAAATTACATGAATATGTCTACTGCACGCTCGGCCAAACGGGCAAAAGAGGTTGGAATAAAAAAAGCATTGGGTTCAAACCATAAATCTCTTGTAATCCAATTTTTGTCCGAATCAATTTTTGTTACCCTAATTGCATTGGTACTTGCATTGGTACTCATAAAATTAATGCTTCAGGGTTTTAATAGTTTAATCGATAAACAACTTGTTTTTTATTACTTCAACAATTTCAAAACGATTCCATTAATGATCCTTTTTGGAATTGGAATTGGAATAATTGCCGGCAGTTACCCCGCCTTCTTTTTGGCATCGTTTAATCCTGTAAAAGTTATAAAAGGAGTTCACAAATCTGAAGGATCGCAGGGGAAATTGCGCAGCGGATTAGTTATTTTTCAATTAATAGTGTCCATTATTCTCTTTTCAGGAGCCTTTTTGATAAGCAAACAATTGAGTTTTCTTCAGAATAAAGAATTGGGCTTTAACAAAGAAAATCTTGTTGTAATAAACAAAGCCAATTACCTTGGAAACCGAATGTCATCTTTTAAAAATGAATTACTTGCTCAGTCTGGAATTCTGCAAATTACAAACACTTCTTCAGTTCCGGGGCGAATTAACACCAGCAGCACATTTTTTCATCATTCGGCAAACGATCCCCGTGGAATGAATAACATCTGGACCGATTGTGATTTTATAAAAACTTACGAGGTAGAATTAAAAGAAGGTCGTTTTTTTGAAGAAGGTAATCCATCAAATGCCAGATCGGTTGTACTAAACGAATTGGCTGTTAAAAGACTGGATATTGAGGATCCGATTGGTAAAAAACTTTACCAGCAGGAAAAAACGGATGAGGACGCCTACACAATTATAGGTGTCATGAAAGACTTTAATTGCGAATCGCTACATCAGGAAATGAGCTCTTTGGTAATATTCAACGGAAATGGTGAAAACTTAACTGTAAGAATTGCAGGAGGTGAACTTCAGCAAAGTCTTAAAACAATTCAACAGACCTGGGATAAATTTGCCAACGGACAAAGTTTAGACTTTGTGTTTTTCGATGAAGATTTTGGCCGTTTATACAATGCCGAAGTGCGAACCAGAAAAATAGTTACCATATTCTCTGGACTCGCAATTTTAATTGCCTGTTTAGGACTTCTTGCTTTAGCCGCTTTTGTTGCCGAACAACGTACAAAAGAAATTGGAGTTCGAAAAGTAAACGGTGCCCGCATCGGAGAAATTCTTCTTTCGCTTAACCGTAATTTTATGAAATGGGTGGGAATTGCATTTGTAATTGCTGTTCCCGGAGCCTGGTATTTATTAAATAACTGGCTCGAAAATTTTGCTTACAAAACAAATCTGAGCTGGTGGGTATTTGCTCTGGCCGGACTTGCAGCACTCATTCTAACAATTATTACCGTTAGTTGGATCAGTTGGAAAGCAGCCACCAAAAATCCGGTGGAGGCCTTGAGGTACGAATAA
- a CDS encoding ABC transporter permease — protein MNTVRTAIRTFLRYRIYTLVNLTGLVLAFSFAIALLMHVQFEFSFDKFHRDKNQIFRVNEISTNPKSTEISPAIRAPYGPALEAEIPEIQNYVRIKPAREELAWGENKMRFDKVLYADNNFFQFFTFSLLTGNPSNVLNDNEIVITEETADKLFGELDAIGKSLLLKNKLYTVSAIAKNPPHNSHIQFDAIVPINTLLNSPDIYVGWDGGMSTHTFVQVTEKAKQKTIKDKLVPFLWSKVNEKNEDSGFFSEFTLEPLTRIHLFSDVDYDNFKKSDIKSVLILLLISCIILFVAILNFIFISTGILSYRGKEFQIKNYLGSGRFEVFKQLFVENSLQFSVAVLFSMLLVVTSENFICSLFGYSFNFLTGKIFSTTLFLLIFCVLVSLLISFMASYNYFKNIGTGSSVQITSVGFRNKKLISVSAIQIGLSIVLISSVIVTSKQLNYALNKDLGFTQENIIQISHSEIGQKKDALINEIGKLPGVRNVTASFGIPGLETTANGYRPEGGDQWYIYSALYADENFLATYDIKLQEGRNFHTGKSGENEPFLINRTLATSLGWDNPIGKTLFRNGTHEIIGIVEDFHVGLIYSKIPPLIISKEMQENFYSLSVAIQTDNTKQTLANIEKRWKNVMPGVPFEYSFYDEKFEKLYANIQRTTNILLLFTAIAIIISMLGLFGISLMLVNSKTKEIGIRRVNGARVSEILTMLNRDFIKWVAISFVVACPISYYAMNKWLENFAYKTNLSWWIFALAGVLALGIALLTVSWQSWRAATRNPVEALRYE, from the coding sequence ATGAATACAGTTAGAACAGCAATACGTACTTTTTTAAGATATCGCATCTACACCCTAGTAAATTTAACAGGATTAGTATTGGCCTTTTCGTTTGCCATTGCTCTTTTAATGCATGTCCAATTCGAATTTTCTTTCGATAAATTCCATCGCGATAAAAATCAAATATTCAGGGTAAATGAAATTTCAACAAACCCTAAAAGCACAGAAATTTCGCCTGCTATTCGAGCACCGTATGGGCCAGCATTAGAAGCGGAAATTCCAGAAATTCAAAATTATGTCAGAATAAAACCAGCAAGAGAAGAACTGGCGTGGGGAGAAAACAAGATGAGGTTCGACAAAGTGTTGTATGCTGATAATAATTTCTTTCAATTCTTTACCTTCTCTCTGCTTACAGGCAATCCTTCAAATGTTTTAAATGACAATGAAATTGTTATTACCGAAGAAACTGCCGACAAGTTATTTGGAGAGCTAGATGCGATTGGTAAATCCCTTTTATTGAAAAACAAATTATACACTGTTTCTGCTATTGCCAAAAATCCTCCGCATAATTCACACATTCAATTCGATGCAATTGTTCCGATCAACACCCTCCTTAATTCTCCCGACATTTATGTGGGCTGGGATGGTGGAATGTCAACACATACTTTTGTTCAGGTAACTGAAAAAGCTAAACAAAAAACTATTAAAGATAAATTGGTTCCCTTTTTATGGTCGAAGGTTAATGAGAAAAATGAAGACAGTGGTTTTTTCTCCGAGTTTACGCTCGAACCCTTGACCAGGATCCACCTTTTTTCTGATGTGGATTATGATAATTTTAAAAAATCCGATATCAAAAGTGTACTGATTTTATTATTAATCAGTTGTATAATTCTGTTTGTTGCCATTCTAAATTTTATTTTTATTTCAACCGGAATTCTGTCATACCGTGGTAAAGAGTTCCAGATTAAAAATTATTTAGGCTCTGGCAGGTTTGAAGTTTTCAAACAATTGTTTGTCGAAAATAGTTTGCAATTTTCAGTTGCAGTTCTGTTCTCCATGCTGTTGGTAGTTACTTCCGAAAACTTTATTTGTTCTTTATTCGGCTACAGCTTTAATTTTCTTACCGGAAAGATTTTCTCCACTACCCTTTTTCTACTTATTTTTTGTGTGCTAGTGAGTCTTCTAATTAGCTTCATGGCATCATATAATTATTTCAAAAATATTGGAACAGGTTCTTCAGTCCAAATAACTAGTGTGGGGTTTCGGAATAAGAAATTAATTTCTGTATCGGCAATCCAGATTGGTTTATCTATTGTTTTAATATCTTCTGTTATTGTTACCTCCAAGCAGTTGAATTACGCACTTAATAAAGATTTGGGTTTTACACAAGAAAACATTATTCAAATTTCGCATTCTGAAATTGGACAAAAAAAGGACGCATTAATTAATGAAATTGGGAAATTGCCAGGCGTTAGAAACGTTACTGCCAGCTTTGGAATTCCTGGACTTGAAACTACAGCAAACGGTTATAGACCGGAAGGTGGAGACCAATGGTACATCTATAGTGCATTGTATGCTGATGAAAACTTTTTAGCTACTTACGACATAAAACTTCAGGAAGGAAGAAATTTTCACACTGGAAAATCAGGCGAGAATGAACCTTTTCTTATCAACCGAACTCTGGCAACATCGCTTGGTTGGGATAATCCAATCGGGAAAACACTTTTTAGAAATGGAACTCACGAAATAATTGGTATAGTAGAGGATTTTCATGTGGGTTTAATCTACTCCAAAATTCCGCCTCTTATTATTTCGAAAGAAATGCAGGAAAATTTTTATTCACTTTCGGTAGCCATTCAAACAGATAACACCAAACAAACACTAGCAAATATCGAAAAACGCTGGAAGAATGTAATGCCCGGTGTTCCTTTTGAGTATTCTTTTTATGATGAAAAATTTGAAAAATTGTACGCAAATATTCAGCGAACAACTAACATATTGTTACTATTTACAGCCATTGCCATCATTATCTCGATGTTGGGATTATTTGGTATTTCGTTGATGCTTGTGAATAGCAAAACCAAAGAAATTGGCATTAGAAGAGTAAACGGCGCAAGAGTATCAGAAATACTAACGATGCTCAACCGCGACTTTATAAAATGGGTAGCCATATCTTTTGTGGTAGCCTGCCCAATTTCGTACTACGCCATGAATAAATGGCTCGAAAACTTTGCTTACAAAACCAATTTGAGCTGGTGGATTTTTGCTTTGGCAGGAGTGCTGGCATTGGGAATTGCATTACTAACAGTGAGTTGGCAGAGTTGGCGGGCAGCTACCAGAAACCCTGTTGAGGCACTCAGATATGAGTAA
- a CDS encoding ABC transporter permease, whose protein sequence is MKFIETKQIIRRILRNKVYSAISIVSLSIGLVCAILAFLYVKYEFNVDKCFTNTENVYRLTINNVPPATFHIGQPPRFFDEIKKDIPEIEDGSRIYLDPVNIKMEENRFNSYFLGVDPSFINLIGWEMIAGNPATVLSSPFSVIISESKAKQFFNDKNPIGETIEIDNQFEYNITGIFKDIPEHAHIKGDFFASISSMEKRNDGFFYSWGNHSTAFYFRIPESVDIEAVNNKIAEIWNASSTDTACKGDFVQAKLQKFSDVYLRSGYLENSPGNIIYTLGVAIIAALILLISCFNFINLTIAVKSKRNTETGIKKVLGANLKTFMPQILIEILAYLFIALLISIISAKLLLPSLSQIINKDLGILFTDFIPLTGFIIIVCFVIVLLSGIFPLIQTFRVDTSNALKGVVLSTSKKSPKTISQFRFSNILVVSQFVVSILLILCAFVINNQLRLIRHHDLGFDKEQVLVLRNDLGNTYQRFQILKNDLESYPEVISISSASHVPANNLTNWGGPSVAGDEEKSSQQCGLVSIDNKYFQTIGAEFVSGADFEQSNTSYKDKIIINEALQKELGLVNPIGQRLITIRDRKEKEIIGVVKDIEYATIHSKNLPVMFFFKENGFDTFSRYIVIKLKSADLTKTVSNITEKWNKVSPEYPMGYFFLDELFDQNYRGESQTATLMNALTILAIFLSCLGLFGLAIFNINGRIKEIGIRKVNGAKVSEILAMLNKDFIKWVVIAFIVATPIAYYTMNKWLENFAYKTNLSWWIFALAGVLALGIALLTVSWQSWRAATRNPVEALRYE, encoded by the coding sequence ATGAAATTTATTGAAACAAAACAGATTATCAGGAGAATATTGAGAAATAAGGTTTATTCAGCAATAAGCATTGTTAGCTTATCAATAGGATTGGTTTGTGCAATTCTGGCTTTTTTATACGTAAAGTATGAGTTTAATGTGGACAAATGCTTTACGAATACTGAAAATGTATATCGACTCACAATCAATAATGTCCCGCCGGCCACATTCCACATAGGGCAACCTCCCCGCTTTTTTGATGAAATAAAAAAAGATATTCCGGAGATTGAAGATGGTTCAAGAATTTACCTGGATCCGGTAAATATTAAAATGGAGGAAAATCGATTTAACAGTTATTTTCTGGGTGTTGATCCTTCATTCATCAATCTGATAGGTTGGGAAATGATTGCTGGCAATCCGGCCACAGTGCTTTCATCTCCATTTTCAGTAATAATATCAGAAAGCAAAGCCAAACAATTCTTCAATGATAAAAATCCGATAGGCGAAACGATAGAGATTGACAATCAGTTTGAATATAACATTACCGGAATTTTTAAAGACATTCCGGAACATGCACATATCAAGGGCGATTTTTTTGCGTCAATTTCATCAATGGAAAAAAGAAATGATGGTTTCTTTTATTCATGGGGAAATCATTCAACAGCGTTTTATTTCAGAATACCGGAAAGTGTCGATATAGAAGCAGTAAATAACAAAATTGCAGAAATATGGAATGCTTCATCCACAGACACAGCTTGTAAAGGGGACTTTGTTCAAGCTAAATTACAAAAGTTTTCAGATGTTTATTTGAGGTCGGGATACCTGGAGAATAGTCCCGGAAATATCATATACACTTTGGGTGTAGCGATAATTGCTGCATTGATACTGTTAATCTCGTGTTTTAATTTTATCAACCTGACCATTGCAGTAAAAAGCAAACGAAATACAGAAACAGGAATAAAAAAGGTACTTGGCGCTAATCTAAAAACATTCATGCCGCAAATTCTTATCGAGATTCTTGCTTACTTATTCATTGCTTTATTGATAAGCATTATATCCGCGAAGCTATTGTTACCTTCATTGAGCCAAATCATCAATAAGGATTTAGGAATCCTATTTACCGATTTCATCCCACTTACTGGATTCATTATTATAGTATGCTTTGTAATCGTCTTATTATCCGGTATATTTCCACTTATTCAAACATTTCGTGTGGATACCTCAAATGCACTAAAAGGAGTTGTACTATCCACATCTAAAAAATCACCTAAAACAATTTCACAATTCCGTTTTAGTAATATTCTGGTCGTTTCACAGTTTGTAGTAAGTATTTTGCTAATCCTTTGTGCTTTTGTTATTAACAACCAACTTCGGTTGATCCGCCATCACGATCTGGGGTTTGACAAAGAACAGGTATTAGTGCTTCGAAACGATTTGGGAAACACCTATCAGCGGTTTCAAATTCTTAAGAATGATCTGGAAAGTTATCCTGAAGTAATTTCGATAAGTAGTGCCAGTCATGTACCTGCAAATAATTTAACAAACTGGGGAGGCCCTTCGGTTGCCGGAGATGAAGAAAAGAGTTCGCAACAATGCGGTCTTGTATCAATAGACAATAAATACTTTCAAACAATTGGTGCAGAGTTTGTTAGTGGTGCTGATTTTGAACAGTCCAACACCTCATATAAAGACAAGATTATTATCAATGAAGCCCTTCAAAAAGAGCTGGGATTAGTGAACCCGATAGGACAAAGACTTATAACCATAAGGGACAGAAAGGAAAAAGAAATTATTGGTGTAGTAAAGGATATTGAATATGCCACTATTCATTCAAAGAACTTACCGGTAATGTTCTTCTTTAAAGAGAATGGATTTGACACATTTAGCCGGTATATTGTTATAAAATTAAAGTCGGCAGATTTAACAAAAACCGTTAGCAATATAACAGAGAAGTGGAATAAAGTATCACCTGAATATCCAATGGGGTATTTCTTTTTAGATGAGTTATTCGATCAAAACTACAGGGGCGAATCACAAACCGCAACCTTAATGAATGCTTTGACAATTTTAGCCATCTTTCTCAGTTGTCTTGGCTTGTTTGGCCTGGCAATTTTCAATATAAATGGAAGGATCAAAGAAATCGGCATCCGTAAAGTAAATGGTGCTAAAGTTTCGGAGATACTTGCCATGCTTAATAAAGACTTTATAAAATGGGTAGTTATCGCGTTTATTGTAGCTACTCCCATCGCTTATTATACCATGAATAAATGGCTCGAAAATTTTGCTTACAAAACCAACTTAAGCTGGTGGATATTTGCCCTTGCCGGAGTACTGGCTTTGGGAATTGCATTGCTAACCGTTAGCTGGCAAAGCTGGAGGGCGGCAACGAGGAATCCGGTTGAAGCCTTACGGTATGAGTAA
- a CDS encoding ABC transporter permease has product MFKQEMKQIVRGLRRQVATSTMNIFGLVIGFTFVILVGIYAFSEMNFDRFHENREAIYRVELSLPDLDLCTTPGIMSSWIKGNIPGVVHSTRILNDEEGGMTERNIVYNQTKYKVDNPLVVDADFFSMFSFGILSGEVRSFYTDKYSVALSKSLAGRVFGKENPIGKTIEYKGEMFTVRAIMDEIPQNSSIRFDMLLPAANMPGYVTTGWGNNTVHTFFQADEFSTYDQLQQKLSNGMIAVFNSLGAPEVAKSRSYHLNPLAKIYYSPNSHDNLCAHGNRKITLMLLTLVLIVLLIALLNYANTILSRATESIKKIGIRSVNGSSRANNVRFLVYQAIVPSTIAVIFAFIISYLLKNILGNFLNISIPDLKFSYFLIALSVGILTGIVVGLFPALKFTSYKITSSLKESNNAGRKLNRLGNVFSIAQFAASIVLIISVFTIYKQMNFVFSESRKNLAGGAVIYMPVANRSPQTAPNIKLIEETLKQLPEIKNVSTSLHMPGDEHYSDFRIPLLKNGEEMVISTYRNMVGVDYPDVMDFEIAEGRFFDSDIKSDYMSYIVNESLINKYNIDDISKVTLDGAPIIGVIKDFHYNSLHNTIEPLAICYEESYQSRIVIKLASANTSLTETIKKIINTTDKIDNAAITDVYFLDQHIAKLYEKEIQVSNILFALALFSILISGMGLFSMSMLISKMRTKEIGIRKVNGAKISEILAMLNKDFIKWVAIAFVVACPIAYYAMNKWLENFAYKTTLSWWIFALAGVLALGIALLTVSWQSWRAATRNPVEALRYE; this is encoded by the coding sequence ATGTTTAAACAAGAAATGAAACAGATAGTTAGGGGGTTAAGACGGCAAGTTGCTACTTCTACCATGAATATTTTCGGATTAGTAATTGGTTTCACATTTGTTATTCTTGTTGGGATTTACGCTTTCTCGGAAATGAACTTCGATCGCTTTCACGAAAACCGGGAAGCAATTTATAGGGTAGAGTTAAGTTTACCAGATTTGGATTTATGCACAACGCCGGGCATCATGAGTTCGTGGATTAAGGGAAATATACCCGGAGTGGTTCATTCGACAAGGATTTTGAACGATGAAGAAGGTGGCATGACAGAGCGAAATATTGTCTACAATCAAACAAAATACAAAGTTGATAATCCTTTGGTGGTCGATGCCGACTTCTTCTCAATGTTCTCTTTCGGAATTTTATCAGGTGAGGTAAGATCATTTTATACCGATAAATATTCGGTGGCGCTTTCCAAATCTTTAGCTGGAAGAGTTTTTGGGAAAGAAAATCCCATTGGAAAAACTATTGAATACAAAGGAGAAATGTTTACTGTAAGGGCGATAATGGACGAAATACCCCAAAATTCATCCATTCGTTTTGATATGCTTTTGCCTGCTGCAAATATGCCGGGTTATGTTACAACGGGTTGGGGAAATAATACGGTGCATACTTTTTTTCAAGCCGATGAATTTTCCACTTACGATCAGCTACAACAAAAACTGAGCAACGGGATGATTGCTGTATTCAATTCACTTGGAGCCCCGGAAGTGGCTAAAAGCAGAAGTTACCATCTTAATCCGCTGGCTAAAATTTATTATTCCCCAAATTCTCACGACAATTTATGTGCACACGGAAACAGGAAAATAACCCTGATGCTGCTAACCCTGGTTTTGATTGTTCTTTTGATAGCCTTACTTAACTATGCAAACACTATTTTATCACGGGCAACCGAAAGTATAAAGAAAATTGGTATCCGTTCTGTAAACGGTTCGTCACGGGCAAACAACGTCCGTTTTCTGGTTTATCAGGCCATTGTTCCGAGTACGATTGCCGTGATTTTTGCATTTATTATTAGCTACCTGTTAAAGAATATATTGGGCAACTTTTTGAATATTTCTATCCCTGATTTAAAATTCTCATATTTTCTGATTGCGCTTTCAGTAGGTATATTGACCGGCATCGTTGTTGGCTTGTTTCCGGCATTAAAATTTACTTCGTATAAAATTACCAGTTCACTAAAAGAAAGCAATAATGCTGGCAGGAAGCTAAACCGACTGGGGAATGTTTTTTCAATCGCCCAGTTTGCAGCTTCAATTGTATTGATAATTTCAGTTTTTACTATCTACAAACAGATGAATTTTGTTTTTTCTGAAAGTCGCAAAAACCTGGCTGGTGGAGCAGTTATTTATATGCCAGTGGCAAACCGCAGCCCACAAACTGCCCCCAATATCAAATTAATTGAAGAGACATTAAAACAGCTGCCTGAAATTAAAAATGTTAGTACTAGTTTGCATATGCCCGGAGATGAACATTATTCTGATTTTAGGATACCACTTTTAAAAAATGGGGAGGAAATGGTCATTTCTACTTATCGGAACATGGTTGGAGTTGATTATCCGGACGTCATGGATTTTGAAATTGCAGAAGGCCGTTTTTTTGACTCTGATATAAAGTCAGACTACATGTCGTACATTGTAAATGAGTCATTAATTAACAAGTATAACATCGATGATATTTCGAAAGTAACACTTGATGGTGCGCCAATAATTGGGGTGATAAAAGATTTTCACTATAATTCGTTACATAACACAATCGAGCCTTTGGCTATTTGTTATGAAGAATCATACCAGTCAAGGATTGTTATAAAATTGGCATCTGCCAATACCTCCTTAACCGAAACGATTAAAAAAATTATCAATACAACAGATAAAATAGACAACGCAGCAATTACAGATGTTTATTTCCTCGACCAGCATATTGCCAAACTATACGAAAAAGAAATACAGGTTTCAAATATCTTATTTGCTTTAGCATTGTTTTCAATACTCATTTCGGGTATGGGACTTTTTTCCATGTCGATGTTAATTTCAAAAATGAGAACCAAAGAAATCGGCATCCGTAAAGTAAACGGCGCCAAAATCTCAGAAATACTCGCAATGCTCAATAAAGACTTTATAAAATGGGTAGCCATTGCTTTTGTAGTTGCCTGCCCAATTGCATATTACGCCATGAATAAATGGCTCGAAAACTTCGCTTATAAAACCACTTTAAGTTGGTGGATTTTTGCATTGGCAGGGGTACTGGCTTTGGGAATTGCATTACTAACGGTGAGCTGGCAGAGTTGGCGGGCTGCAACAAGGAATCCTGTGGAGGCACTCAGATATGAGTGA